The following proteins come from a genomic window of Hydractinia symbiolongicarpus strain clone_291-10 chromosome 2, HSymV2.1, whole genome shotgun sequence:
- the LOC130630611 gene encoding multiple epidermal growth factor-like domains protein 6 has product MFASKLLFLLLVVAVIVQTDCWRRRRRRRSPPVCHRRNCVSSWGAWSACSCLNQRTRTLRIVSHPACGGAACPSVRRQIGTCYGRCTTGAGYCDVRSGRCRCNSGRTGSRCQSVCPKGRYGHNCARRCNCVAGISCDATKGYCKCPVGRSGRRCQFTYRCPRRNRCYTLKPTLVKYNHCYLQQRVGRRPVSSSCPRRTHYVNRCLCYNNCTPANMFNSRKCVCKCKAPRSVSVHSYYRGKYVTRAICCPRHPFF; this is encoded by the exons ATGTTTGCATCAAAGCTTCTCTTTTTGCTTCTGGTGGTAGCTGTGATAGTGCAGACAGATTGCTGGAGACGCAGAAGACGTAGAAGAAGTCCACCAGTATGCCACAGAAGAAATTGCGTCAGTTCATGGGGAGCATGGTCTGCTTGTAGTTGCTTAAACCAAAGAACAAGAACGTTGCGAATTGTTTCCCACCCTGCTTGCGGTGGTGCAGCTTGTCCGTCAGTACGCAGGCAAATTGGAACATGTTATGGACG TTGTACAACTGGAGCAGGTTATTGTGATGTCAGATCAGGTCGATGTAGATGCAATTCAGGACGAACg GGTTCTAGATGTCAATCGGTATGTCCTAAGGGAAGATATGGCCATAACTGTGCCAGGCGATGCAACTGTGTTGCAGGAATATCATGTGATGCTACAAAAGGGTATTGCAAATGTCCAGTAGGAAGATCAGGACGGAGATGTCAATTCACTTACAGATGTCCAAGAAGAAACCGATGTTACACATTAAAACCAACCTTGGTAAAATACAACCATTGTTATCTTCAGCAACGCGTCGGCCGCCGTCCTGTTAGCTCTAGCTGTCCACGGAGAACCCATTACGTTAACAGATGTCTCTGTTACAATAATTGCACTCCGGCGAACATGTTTAATTCTCGCAAGTGTGTTTGCAAATGTAAAGCTCCGAGATCCGTTTCTGTTCATAGTTACTACCGTGGGAAATACGTGACACGCGCTATCTGCTGTCCAAGACATCCGTTTTTCTAA
- the LOC130630108 gene encoding uncharacterized protein LOC130630108 — MSKFSPDYFVVAETKLNESFPTAQFNIDGYEIRTRKDRHIHGGGLIEYAGKGVICKQLHNIGIVENEIISSEITIRNKKWIIISIYRPPSYLNLTQFFYELEKILNNALSKYKTCFAGSSIDVLLTNRYRSFQNSSAFETGLSDHHLMIITFLKMHLARLQPKKIFYRNYKNFDEKTFLADVKAADFCCDTADPDLNYENLQVIFRNIVDKHAPLKQKTLRGNDAPFMNKELRKAIYSRSRFKYKYNNDKIEENNANYKRQRNKCVKLRNIAVKEYFKKITQAGAVENKNFLENENEVATTLNSHFINIVEKRSGDEEIKKVFKKINTKASAGEDKIPPKLAKLASEHLILPLKNALNSSIHASYFPTKAKRAVVTPIDKGSKEKKNYSTNHVLIRLLEDWKKKLDLNYVVGSILMDLSKAFDCVPHDLLIAKLHAYGFDVKSLAYILSYLTNREQSTRVNAEYSILDLILSVTYIITQTFKHY; from the exons ATGTCTAAATTTTCTCCTGACTATTTCGTAGTTGCAGAAACTAAACTGAATGAATCTTTTCCAACtgctcaatttaatattgacggaTATGAAATTAGAACCCGAAAGGACAGACACATACATGGAGGAGGTTTAATTGAGTATGCTGGGAAAGGGGTCATTTGTAAACAGTTACACAATATTGGAATTGTAGAGAATGAAATTATCAGTTCTGAAATTactattagaaataaaaaatggattataATTAGTATTTATCGGCCACCTTCATATTTGAACTTAACACAATTTTTCTATGAATTGGAAAAAATCCTTAACAATGCTCTTTCTAAAT ATAAAACATGCTTTGCAGGCTCTTCAATTGATGTCTTATTGACAAACAGATATAGGTCTTTTCAAAATAGTTCAGCGTTTGAAACAGGATTAAGTGACCATCATCTAATGataattacatttttaaaaatgcatctAGCCCGTTTACAGCCAAAGAAAATATTCTatagaaactataaaaatttcGATGAAAAGACGTTTTTGGCTGATGTAAAAGCTGCTGACTTTTGTTGTGACACTGCCGATCCTGATTTGAACTATGAAAATCTTcaagtaatttttagaaatatagtAGATAAACATGCTCCTTTGAAACAGAAAACATTGCGTGGAAACGATGCTCCCTTCATGAATAAAGAATTAAGAAAGGCTATATACTCTAGGTCAaggtttaaatataaatataacaatGATAAAATTGAGGAAAACAATGCCAATTATaaaagacaaagaaacaaatgcgTAAAATTACGAAATATAGCTGTtaaggaatattttaaaaaaataacccaGGCCGGAGCagtcgaaaataaaaattttttggaaa ATGAAAATGAAGTGGCAACAACATTGAATAGCCACTTcataaatattgttgaaaaaagaaGTG GTgatgaagaaatcaaaaaagtatttaaaaaaataaacactaaaGCGTCTGCAGGCGAAGATAAGATACCGCCAAAACTTGCAAAACTAGCTAGTGAGCACTTAATATTGCCCCTCAAAAATGCCTTAAATAGTAGCATCCATGCCAGTTATTTCCCAACTAAAGCTAAGCGTGCGGTTGTTACACCAATTGACAAGGGAAGCAAGGAAAA GAAAAACTATAGCACCAATCACGTATTGATACGCCTATTAGaggattggaaaaaaaaactggATCTGAATTATGTGGTTGGTTCAATATTAATGGacttatcaaaagcttttgactgtgtccCCCACGATCTACTTATAGCCAAACTTCATGCTTACGGTTTTGATGTAAAATCACTTGCGTATATTCTATCGTATCTTACAAACAGAGAACAATCCACACGAGTAAATGCGGAGTATAGTATACTTGATTTAATTTTGTCAG tgACCTACATAATTACGCAGACATTCAAACACTATTAA